The window AGCCCGTGCGACTGCTCATTGGCCGTGTCAGATCCCCAAAGTGCTCCGTGGGCTGTGTGTAAGAGCTAATTGCGCCTTGGCTCTCCCCGCTCATGCCGTCTCGAAACCTGGGTCCTTGCAGATCGCTGAGACCAGCCAGCCTGGCCTGTTCAGGTTGTGGGCAGTGATTGGAAGCGACCTGCACTGCATCAAGCTGAGCATCCCCAGGGTGTTCTACGTCAACCAGCGCGTCGCCAAGCCCGAGGAGGGAGCGGTGTACAGGAAGGTGaggagctgttccagccccaGTGCTTCTAGGACAGGGAAACCTTGCCCTTCAGCTCGTGCTGTGAGCGCCCCTTCTATTGGCAGGTGAACAGGATCCTGCCCCGATCGAACCTGGTGTACAACCTGTACGAGTACTCAGTCCCTGAGGACATGTACCAGGAGCACATCAACGAGATCAACGCTGACCTCTCTGCTCCAGACATCGAGGGAGTGTATGAGACTCAGGTAACCCCTCCGGTGCTCGCATTCCCTCCATGTTTTTAAGGAGTGCTGAGTGGTAGCTTGCTGCTCTTACTGTGAGTAGCAATGGCAGAGGACACCTGGAAGTTAAAAATGCAGGGGCATAGTTACAGACTGGAAGTCAAAGACCCACCACAGTGGAGTACTCTGGAATGTAACCACTTGTGCATGGGCAGAGGTGAAGAATAGCAATATGGGGTTTAAGGTATGTCAAGGAAAGGGGGTTGGGTTTATTTGGAGACCTTTAAGCAGAAAGATCTTCCTCTAAACCAAAGCAGAATGAGACTGCTTATATTTAAACTAGGAAAGATGAATAAACAGACAATTCAGAGTAAAGATGAGGAAAACCCCCATGTAGTTCTCTAATCCTCTAAAATGAGTTTATAAAATCATGGTGTGCCAGAAAGAAGAACGAGACACAGCTTGAAATTCTGGGGAAGAGCAAAGAACCTAAATGAGGTTCAGCTATACACACGTAAAGCATCAAACCAACGTGAAATGTACTGTGCTATTAGCAGTGGCAGCCtgaaaatgaagaggagaaaCTGGGATGCTTGCTTCTAATTGAGGACATTTATTCAGCATCTGAAAACCCAGCGATGGGAATATAATTGAAAAGTCACTGTAGCCTCGGGATCTGACCTATATAGAAGAGGCAGAGTAGGCTGCACCATTTTCAGAGTGGTGCTGTATGTGGAAAGAAATGTAAAGGCAAACAAATTTGTAACTAAAATGCAATATAGAATTACTACAGATTGAAGCAGGAACAGATTCTAACCAGGAAAAGCTTGGTCTGCTCAGAGGTGTTTTTAACTACAAAATCTTCCAGCAGCAAACCTCAGTCCCCTCCACTATTGTGATGTTTAATCAGTAGAACCAGATAAAACCAAGAAGCTAGCTAAgaggcaattaaaaataataattgagaTAAAACAAAGTGCTCAGAGACATTAAAAAGATGCTGTATTGGCATAAACACAAAATGATTAAGGGATGGCAGGTCATGTGGGGTCTAGATAGGAACAAACACGAATTAGGAACACGGTGTGCAGCGGCACCAAAGCCAGGCCTGAGGCACCACAGATGCCCACGTTTTTGAGCTGGGTTCAGCCTGCTCAGCCTGGATGTTGAGGGGAGTTAGGCTGAGGGCTGCCATCCAACCACGTCTCTCGGTACAGGTGCCACTGCTGCTGAGGGCCCTGATCCAGCTGGGCTGTGTCTGCATGGTCAGCAGGCAGCTCGCCCGGCACCTGACGGGCCGTGAGGCTGACACCTTCGACATCGAGCACCTGGAGATGCGCTCGCTGGCACAGTTCCCCTACCTGGAGCCGGGtgaggcagcaggcagagctgctgatggTGTGCCTGGCCCCCAGCACACACCACTCACATGCTCTTCATCCATAGGGAGCATCCGCCACATCTACCTCTACCAcagctcccagggcagcagggcccTCTTCGGCCTCTTCGTCCCCGCGCAGCGCAAGGCTGCTGTCTTTGTGCTGGACACGGTAGGAGCCTGGAGGCTTTCTTTATGCAGACAGCAGCGGGTTTTCATCAGTGATAGCCTGTCCTGGGCTCCCAGCATGCAGCCCTCACCCTCACTGCATCACGCTCTGGTTCCAGGTGCGCAGCAACCAGATGCCAAACCTCACCACCATGTTCTCAGCAGAGCGCAGCGCGCTGCTGGAAAGGGTGGGcgaggagctgctgcctccagaCAAGCACACCTTTGAAGTGCGTGCCGAGACCGACCCCAAAGCCATCTGCAGAGCCATCCAGCGGCTGCTGCTGGGTTACAAGGTGAGAGCTGGAGGCACCCCGTGGGTGTGCTGTGGGAAGAAGGTGCTGTGGGAGGCACTGCTGCATAGATGTGGGTGTTGCTGTGGGGTTTTGCCACGCTTTGAGCGGCTTGCTGCGGAGCCCGATGCTTCAAGaggtgctgtgtgcagtgctgaagGTGCAGTCCCGACAGAGGGATGAAGAACGTGGCCCTGTTGGCCTCCAGTGGAGCACTGGTGCTGGCTGGAGACGTGCAGGACGTGTCTTCTGCTCGCAGGATGAGCGCCGGGGTCCCACGTTGATTGCTGTGCAGTCCAACTGGGAGCTGAAGCGGCTGGCGAGCGGCATTCCCATCCTGGAGGAGTTCCCCCTGGTCCCCATCCGGGTGTCGGATGACATCAGCTACTCAGTCCTGGACTGGCAGCGCCACGCAGCCCGACGGATGATCCGCCATTACCTCAACCTGGACACGTGCCTGTCGCAGGCCTTTGAGATGAGCAGGTGCCTGGGGTTGGCCACATTGCACTGGGGTTGCCACGTCGCCCTTAGGGTTGCCAGGCTCCTCACCGAGAAGAGACTGCAGCCAAGCCAAGGGCAGGTGCTGCATGTCCCTTGTTGGGACAGGCGTGGCTGTGCTCACTCCTGCTGACTGTacttctccctttcctccagATATTACCACATTCCCATCGGGAACCTCCCTGATGACATCTCCACCTTTGGCTCTGACCTGTTCTTCTCACGGCACCTCCGTCGTCACAACCATTTGCTGTGGCTCTCACCCACGGCCCGCCCAGACCTGGGGGGGAAGGAGGCCGATGACAACCGCCTCGTCATGGAGTTTGATGAGAGAGCCTCGGTGGAGATAAACAACCCTGGCTGCTATTCCACAGGTGAGGAGGGCAGAGCCaggtgtgctgctctgtgtgtacTGCACAGGGCTGGATGCAGTTCCTAACTTATGGATGCCAATGGCAGCACTGGGAAGAGTCTGGGATGGGGATGCCCTGCCCACCTGCTGAGAGGTTGTGCTTCTTCGTAGTGTGTCTGGAGCTGGACATCCAGAGCCTGGCTGtgaacacagtgctgcagtcccATCATGTAAATGATATGGAAGGGGGTTCCAGCATGAGCATCAGCTTTGACGTAATTCAGCAGGCATCCTTGGAAGATATGGTGACAGGGAACCAAGCTGCCAACATCCCAGCCAGCTATGACGAAACCGCCCTCTGCTCCAACACATTCAGGtagggctggaggagctggaggcttACAGAGGCACTTATTTACCCTGTGGCTGAGGGCCTCAGAATCATCCTGCATATCTCTGAAAGCGTTGTCCCTTtctggaaggaggaagggattGTTTGTGGCCGGTGGGGTGATGTTCCTCTGTGCTCCCTGGCAGGATTCTGAAGAGCATGGTGGTGAGCTGGGTGAAGGAGATCACGCAGTACCACAACATCTATGCAGACAACCAGGTCATTCACTTTTACCGCTGGCTTcgctctccttcctctctgctctaCGACCCGGCGCTGCACCGCACGTTGCACAACATGATGAAGAAGCTTTTCCTGCAGTAAGTGAGAACGGGAGCTTGCCAGGCCCTGagaaagaagggacaggcaTAGCGTGACATTTGTGACCGGGATGCTGTTGGCACCCCCAACCAGATCCTTCTGTTGCATCTTCCTaaggcacagggctgcagatgGGCAGTGACTCAGAGCCgctgtgctgtttgctgctaACGGGGAGCTGGATGGCAGTGGTTCTTCCTGCATGCTGAatgcagctcctgtgctctgcctgcaggttGGTGGCTGAGTTCAGGCGCCTCGGCTCTTCGGTGGTGTACGCCAACTTCAACCGGATCATCCTGTGCACCAAGAAGAGGCGAATCGAGGATGCCATCAGCTACATGGAGTACATTATTAACAGGTGGGCAGCACCTGGCTTCCCTGAGCTCCTGTAGGATTCAGTCCAGAAGGGACCTTCAGGAGAACATGGGTGATTGCCCTGTCGCTGCCAACATCACTCCATCCCAAGGAGAAGGCTGTTAATTAGGGCAGATGCTGATGCCATGGGTGACTGCAGTCTCTTCCCTCCAGCATCCACTCAAAGGAGATCTTCCACTCTCTGACTATTTCCTTCTCCCGCTGCTGGGAGTTCCTGCTCTGGATGGATCCAGCCAATTATGGAGGTATCAAGGGAAAAGTGCATTCTCGCATCCACTGCGGGGAGGTAAGGGAGAGGAAGCACTCAGTCCCCAAGGAGCTGAGCTGAGGCTGGGGTTGAGCTGACTGGGGAGGCATCATCTGGCTCCGAGGAGCTCTTTAACATCACTGACTCATTGTGTGCTGTTCCAGAAGGATACCAGCAAGAAGCAAGCACTGGAGGAGGGAGacagtgaggaagaggaggaggcaggggaagaagaggaagacgAATCCAAcgtggaggagctgctggagaacaGTTGGAACATCGTGCAGTTCTTGCCACAGGCTGCCTCCTGCCAGAACTACTTCCTGATGATTGTGTCGGGTGAGTAGGGCCTGGCAGTTGATCCCAAGAGCCCTGCAACAaggcggctgctgctgccccaacACGGGCTGTCCCCATTGGTGTCCCTGCAGCCTACATCGTGGCCGTGTACCACAGCATGAAGGAGGAGCTGCGGCGCAATGCCCCCGGCAGCACTCCTGTCAAGAGAAGAGGCACCAGCCAGGTGACCCAGGAGGCACAGGGCGAGACAGGAGCCATGCCTGGTGGGTGCCCAGCGTGGGCTTTTGGGGCTGGcattgctgcagcccaggggaAGGCAGGGAGCCTCCAACCTGGCCGgccacagctgcactgcatgcactCACAGCTCTCCACTTGGTCTCCCTAGGCATGATCACCTTCTCACAGGATTACGTGGCCAATGAGCTCACTCAGAGCTTCTTCACCATCACGCAGAAGATCCAGAAGAAGATGTCTGGTTCCCGACACACCACTGAGCCATCAGACTTGTTCCCAGTGCTGCCCGGCTCCCACTTGCCACTCAACAACCCTGCTCTGGAGTTCATCAAATATGTTTGCCAGGTCGGCTGGGTGGGCTGGGCTGCTTCTCTGAGGGTTTGTGCTCAGGGCTCAAAACTCTATAGTCCATTGGCTCTGATCTGTCACAGCTTTCCTTCAGGAGTGCACTGCAGATCTGCAGCCAATTTGTTttgccctgccctgctctctATCTGTGTGAAGTGTGAGTTGTCCTCAGGAGGACTCTGCTGGTGTGCTCACTGGGCTGTCTCTTGCAGGTGCTGTCCCTGGATGCCAATGTCACCAACCAGGTGAACAAGCTGCGCAGGGACCTGCTGCGCCTCATCGAGGTGGGAGAGTTCTCAGATGAAGCCCAGTTTCGGGACCCTTGCAGCTCCTATGTGCTCCCTGAAGTCATCTGCAGAAACTGCAACTTCTGCAGGGACCTGGACCTGTGCAAGGACCCAGCCCTCTCCCAGGTGCAGCCGTGGACACAGAGGCTTTAGCGTGGCTTTGCTCTATGCCTGTCAATCCCCCTCCCTCATGCCCTTTgcttggctctgtgctgctcagcctccCCTAAAGCCCATTTCTATGCACCCCCTTTTCCAGCTCTCTGTGAGAAgccccagtgctgtgtgctccaTTCTCTCCAGGAGCAGAGTTCACCCTGATTGCATCTCCCTGGCACTGGGGACTTCCCAGGCAGCTTTGTTTGGCCGTTTCCTCTTAGGAAGATTCTGTTCTGTGCTCACTGCCCTCCCCTTTGCATCCAGGACGGATCGGTGCTGCCCAGCTGGGTGTGTTCCAACTGCCAGGCACAGTACGACTCTGACTCCATAGAAATGGCCTTGGTGGAAGCCCTGCAAAAGAAGCTGATGGCCTTCATGCTGCAGGACCTGGTGAGCACCGGGCTGCCCTAGGGGGGGCAGATTGACCTTGCAAACAGCACGGAGGCGTTGGTCCCACACGTCTCATCAGCCCGTGGCAGCACTTCCCTGTCTTTGTGCCTGTTGTGTGCCCAGCAGAAGGCTGGGTGTCTCATCCCGTCCCACCTCAAGCTCCTTTGCCTCTTAGGTGTGCAAGAAGTGCCACGGCGTGAAGGACACACACATGCCTGTGtactgcagctgtgctggagacTTTGCCCTCACCATCTCCTCCCAGGTActcctgcagcaggctgcctggCCCACCCCCATGCTGCTGGCTCCCTGCGTGGTGACTTTCCTActgggttagggttaggatgCCAAACCCCGCTGCCCTCCTGCCTTTCCTCTAACCACTGTCCACCGTGTGagcttcttttctccctcctcccttaGACCTTCATGGAGCACATCACCATCTTCCAGAACATTGCCCGGCACTATGGCATGGCCCATCTGCTGGAAACCATCGAATGGCTGCTGCACACCAAcccccagctccagcactgaggCTGCACCTGCATCCTGCATTGGTTAGGAACTGCTGGGCGCTGCACCAACAGGGGAGGAgctgtgcttcctgcagccagcccagcacGGGGCCAGGGTGTGTGGGAGTTGTGCTCCATAGGGATCTTGTGCTCAGGGTGGATGTTAGTGCTGGAGGTGTGACCCTGTGTGCCAGCCCAGtgtgtttttaatgtaaaatatgtataaataaatgttttgtttaaagcaCGCCTGGTTCTTGCAgaggggcagcagggcagctcctggctgtgcaggaaggagcagggagctgcctcTGTTTGCTCCTGGGCTGCAAGCAGTGAAGGCTGTGCCCCTCATTTCCAAATGAACCGGGCTGGAggggcagcagagccagcccCTAATGCGATTGCTGCTTTGTGCAATTGAGTTAGTGTCTGGCTCAGCCCATACTGCTGGTAACTGCGTCCCAGAGGGCTGCAGCCGGGGCTGGGCAGTGCCTCCCTGGGGCTCAGCCTGAGCACAGTGTGTTGCAGTCACTGCTGTCCtacagcacagccctggagcagcagcatggggTCCTCCACCCCAGCAGTGCACCCTACCCTGCTCTGGGGTGTTTCCCACAGCCCTTgaggctctgtgtgctgcagccctcccctcaccccccaCCCTGCTTTCTCCCCTGAGCCACTGTGGGAGGCTGTGCTGTAACACGAGAGCAGGAAAACAGTGGATTATGCTCAGAAATAATACCCCACTTGCTTACTGCCAGGCgccagctgcacagtgctgttggGCTGgggccagcagcactgtggctTTGCAGGCAGCCTCTGGGCAGGGTTTGTGCCTTGGTGGCAGCCCCAGAGCCCCTCAGCTCCCCTGGCTCTTCTCCCCCAAGCGCAGCAAGCAGTGGTTCTTGCATCCTTCCATTGACACAGGCGTGCTGAGCAGTGATGGTTTATTGGCAGCAGTAGTGGGTGGCTGTAAGGTGCATTGTGCCCAGCCatgggcacagctctgtgtgggAAATGTCAATTTGGGGATGGAGGGGAATGTTctggggctgcagaggagcatCTTCAGCCCACCAGTACCTGCTCaaatttcctgctgctgtacCGCCGCTCCTTgtccatgcagcacagcagcacccagtcGCAGAGGAAGGAGCCCTGCAGAAGAGCGCAGTGAGGTCAGTGCAGGGCCATGGGCTGAGTCCCACAGCCCGGGACACTCACCAGTCCCACTGAGGTGAGCGCAGTGGCCAACGTGATGACCGTGGGGATCAGGCTGAACTTCCCTGCCTGGCCTTGCACAATCACATCCACACGGATCCCATAGGCTTTGGTCAGCACCCGTGTGCAGGTCCCGTTCCAGCTGTAGTACTTGGCAAACCTGGAAAGCGTGCGGGCACAGGTGTGAGGGCTGGAGGAAGACACGGGGACACTGAGGGGATGGGGCTGTCACCTGTAGTTGTAGCCTGGCGATGCCAAAGTCCCTTTGGGGTCGAGGCGACGGAAGGAGTAGCGCGGGTTGCACTCGGTGTCAGGCAGATCCAGGTTGCAGTCCCAGCTGATGATGACACCGATCACTCcaccctgcagcagggcagcagagcttGTGCAGCAATAGcacactgcaggcacagcacccACAGGTGCCCATCATCCCCAGGTGCACAGCATCCCCTGGGCACTGTATCTCCAGGACGTGGCCTCCCCAGGACAAGGAGCTCCCCAGAAGAGCTAAAAGGGAGGGACCCGCAATGCTGGGGGATGTTGGGGTGAGGCTGCGCATTGCACCGCACCTTctcagccagcactgcaaagTCCTCGCCTGCCTGCTCAGCCAGGAAGCCCAGCCTGAAGATGGGGCAGTACAGCGCGGAGGTGGCATTGAAGGTGCAGCTCTTCAGGTAGTGGCTCTCGGCAGCCTGAATGTTGGCCCTGGGGAGAGCAAGGTAGGGAGCTGTGCATCAGGGGATGGGGTAGGACTGGTGCCGGAGCATCTGCAGAGGGCCCTGCAGGGATGTGCTGTGCcacacagcatctctgctgctgctgttgccacGAGGGGCCACTGCCTGGATCCCAACCATCAGCCCTGGAACCTGCAGTGCTCACTTGGAGAAGCCGAAGCGGGGGAATCGGATGTGGTTCTTGATGAGGATGGTGAACTGCGCTGCCATCTCCACCAGGGACTCGCTGGGAGCAGAGGAGTGAGCACAGAGCgctgcagctctcagccagCCTCACAACAGGGACATTGCTGCCCCTTATCATGCATCCCCAGGTGGGGGCTGTGCACAACCCAGGCCAGCACGCTGCCTGtacctgctgctgcctccatgGAGAGGGCACCAGGCCAGCACCTCACAGCTCCTCCCACTGCCCCCGGACATGCAGCGCCCCGTCCTCACACCTGCAAGGTAGGGGACAGGCACTCAGCATTGGGTCCTGCCCGAGGAGAGGCAATGCTCTGTGCCTCCTGGGCTCACCGTGGTGGGATGCATCCGTGGCCCCAGAGACGCAGTCCTGCTCTGAGTGGCATGCAGCGCTGGGACCCTGCGGGGGAGTGGGGattgggatgggaatggggatggggatgggatgggaatcGAGAAGGagatggatggggatgggatagGAATGGGGATTGGGATAGGGttgggaatggggtgggaatAGAGaaggagatggggatgggaatggcAATGGGGATGGTGGGGTGGGCACACATCCATTCACCTCCTGCCATGGGGAACAGCTGTGTTCACTGGTGCCTcaccctccccctcccccctcccccccttaGTTGCCAAGCACAGCTTGTCCCCCACACACCACCCTGCCCCGTGCCCACCGTGCTCACCTCATGGCACATCCCCATGGCCTGGGCAGCGCTCACCTCCACCCGTGTGAGGATGCTGAAGCTGCTCCCACCCTACAGAGCAGCCCAGGGGGAGGACAGCGGTCACGGCACAGCCAGGAGGAGTCGAGCATCTCCAGAGCAGCAGAGTGAGAGCTCACCTCGGGGGGGGCCACGTACTCCCCAACATCCCAGACCTTGCTCGGTGACTGCGTCACGCCCTTCACTTTGGTGATGACGGAGCTCTCAGGGCCCGTCTCTCGCTCCTGGTAGCCCTTCTGCACGATGAACACATACCTGCGGGGATCGGGACAGGGACAAAGACAGAGACAGGTGTCAGAGCTGCCAGCATAACGAAGCACAGGGTCAGATCAGATCGGTTCCTACCCCATCCCACTCACCCGATGAAAtagagcagcaccaggagctgcaATGCCCGATACGCGGTGCCGAGGAGCCCGTccctcaccaccaccaccttcGGGCTGGAATAGCTGCTCACCGCCCTCCGGCAACCCGGCCCCATCGCCGCTGCGCTCCGCCCGCCacggctcggcccggcccgaCCCGGCAGCGCTCCCTGGGGGCTGCGGGATGGCTGAGGAGGGAGGCTCGGCTGCACATGGCCCAGAGCCGCCGGCGCGGAGCAGAGCCGGGAAAGGCAGCAGAGCGTGTTGCAGCCCGTGGTTGTAACCGAGGGTTAATGATTCACTGTGAGAGAGCCCAAAAGCACATCGATGTAACAGTCATCGGTGATGGTTGTGCAACGGTCGGACGCAACACGCCCAGCGTTAAGCAAGCCCGGGGTTTGTTCCCCGGTGAGCTGCTCACCTCCCGGAGCGGTGAGGGCACAGCGCAGCGTTGCTCCTTTcccagcaggaggaggggatgTGCTCGGGGCACCCGTGCTGCGTTTCCCAAAATCCGAAGGAATTCACAGAGGTGCAATAAACGAGCACCTCCCGGGAACACCGAGGTTTGACCGGAGATGCAGAAAGCGATGGGAATTGCCACCCGCACCCCATCCTGCAGGAACACGAGTGGGTTCGGCTGCCTTTACCTGCGCTCCGCTCGTGCCTCGGGGCTCTGTTCCCCCTCTGGCAGCAAAACAACGACGGGGCCAGGGCCGTACCGCCAGCGCGGGACACGACCGCTCCGCTGTCCCCACACGGCCCCCAGCACGGTGCCACCTCCCCGGCCCGGGCAGCCCATCGGGACGCGTCGGGCGCAGAGAAGCGTTCGGCCCCGTGCCGGCCTTGGCCACGGCCTCGGCCACGTCAGCGGAGCCGGGAGCCCGACGGGTGCGACGCGTGGGGCGGCGGGGTGAAGGGCAGAGCGGTGGCGGCCGCGGTGCCGTTATCTCCCAGACGAAGACAAACTCGGCGGTCCCCGGCGCGCTCACGGCTGGCCGTGCGagcacagcctgggctgcaCGTGAGGAGGCCAGGGGACGCGCAGCTCCCCCCGGGGCCGTGGCGGGGCCGCATCCCCACAACCACTCGGTTACCCCGAGGGCGCCGTGCGGCGGCCGCGGGACCTTTGTGACTCAGAGGACAGCGCGGGGCCGTCGTGGCACGGCGGACTCTGCCCCCCGTGTGCCACCGCGGAGCCCCGACGGGAGGCGGCGAAGCTCCGCGCGGTGCCCGCCCGCCTCCCGCAGTCCCGGCCCCGCGATGAGCGCCGCGCGCCCGCACCCGCTCCGCACGGCGGCGCGCCACGCGGGGGGGCTCCCGCGCtccgggcggggcggggcggggccgagAGCGGCGCGGACCAATCGGCGCGCGGAGCGCCGCCGGCGGCGCGGGCTTAAAGGCGGCGGCGGTGACGGGGGGCGCGCGCGGGATGTGGGCGCGCGCGGTGCTGGCGGGAGCGGCGCTACTGGCCGCCGCGTGCGCGCGCGCCTGGCCCGGCGGAGCGGTGTGCGCGCGGCGGGTGGCGGCGGGCGGCGAGCGCTACGCGGCCTTCCtgagcgcggggccggggccgcccgCGTTGGTGGAGGGCGCGTGGGGCGGGCGCGGAAAGCTGCGGGGCTGCTGGGCGCGGCGGGACCCCCGCGAGATCCGCGCTTTCCTCGCCGCCTGCGCCCGCCGCCCGTCCGCCGCTCCCGCGCCCGCGCTGCGCCGGGACGTGGCCGCGCTGtggaggcggcgggcggcgTGCGCCGAGCCATCGCCGCACCGCGGGAACCGCAGGCGGAGGAGGGGTTGGACTGTGCCGGGGACGCTGTGGTGCGGGGCCGGGGATTCGGCCGGCAACTCCTCCGAGCTGGGTACGGGCCGGGGCGCCGCGCGGGGCCGCGCGTGGCGGGGCGGGCACTGAACATCGCCGCCCGCAGGTCTGTTCCGCGGCCCCGACCGCTGCTGCCGGGAGCACGATCGGTGCGGGACGCAGATCGAGGCGCTGCAGTTCGGCTTCGGCATCCGCAACTACCGCCCGCACACCGTCAGCCACTGCGACTGCGACGCCGCGTTCCGCCGCTGCCTGCGGGCCCTCAACGACACCGTCTCCGACCTCATCGGAGTCACCTTCTTCGACCTCCTGGAGGTGCCGTGCTTCGTGCTGCGGCGCGCCGAGCAGTGCGTGCGCTGGCACTGGTGGGGCGGGTGAGTGCGGGGCCGCGGGAGCCGCGGGCTGCGGCCGTCGGGCGGCTCCTGATGCGGCGCCCTCAGCTGCGAGCGGTACGCGGTGGTGCCGGTGGCCACGATGGTGCGGCAGAGCCCCTACGGCACCGCGGTCGCTGCGGCCGTCGGGAACTCCGCGTGCGACGAGCAGCCCGGCGCCGTCGGAGAGGCGGAGCGGTGTGAGACCGGCGCGGGGAGCGCCGCGGGAAGACGGAGGGGTGAGCGCCGGATGGGGACCGGAGAGGGCGTCCCCGGGCCGAGAGCTTCGGTCCGATAGCCGCTCTCTGCCGCCAGGGCTGGGGAGGCTGTGCAGAGCCTATCGGCACCTGGATCGCTGCGAGCACCGCATCGCGCCCCGCGAGACGAAGTACGGGCTGCGGAACGGCGGTGCGCGGACGCTCTTCCACTGCAACTGCACCCGCAGGTGTGTGCCGTGCGGCGGCCTTTCCGTCCGTCCGTCATCGCCCAGACCGGGGCTGGAGAGGGGGGACGGGTGGGGTGCTGAGAGCTGCCCCGCTGTCCCCGCAGAATGGTGAGGTCCCTGCGCAGGGCGAGGGGCCCCGGGGACGCGGAGCCGCCGCTCCTGGCGGAGCGCATCGCCGCGCGCTGCTTCGTGTTGGAACCGCAGGCCGAGTGCGGAGCGGAGCGCCGGAGCGGGTGAGTGCGGAGGGAACGGGGATGGGCCGGGGCTGACGGTGCTTGGTTCGCCGCAACGCTCTGTGTTCTGTTCCTCCAGCAGCTGTGACGCCGCGGTCCGGGCCGTGCTGGTACCCGCACGGCATCTGAGGACCACGCTGCGGCGCCGCGGTGCTGAACGTCGGGAATGGAACGAGCAGGAGAGCGGCGGTGATGCTCTGTACGAACGGTGCCGGCGGGTGGCCCTGGAGCAGGGGATGGGAGCCCCGCAGCACCCCGCGCCCCGCTGAGCCCCAGCGGATGGGCTGTACCGTGCGTGGGGAGGAGCTGCGCTGCGGGGCGGAGCTGCTCAATGTCGGGTCGTTGAGAGAAAGGATGGCACCGAGAGTGGCTGCTGGCGTGACTGCGTGGGGCAGGAAAGGGGTGGAGGAGGCTCAGCTGCCATCCCTAGGAGCTGCGGCTGCCACCAcagcaaagggaaaggagaggggGCAGGAAAAAGCGACCGCCCCTGAAGGATGCTGCGGGCGTGGGAGCCCCGGGCAGGACGGTGCCAGGACCCCCAGCCCCGGTTTTGCCcctgcagcaggggagttggggCGAGTCAGGTTCCACCCCGAGCTCTAGAGGTGGGAGCACAGTGCCGTGCCTCGGGAGGGTCAGGGCCTGCGTGTGGCACAAGGCAAATAAAGGGCAGAGTGACACGGTGCACGGTGCTGGGGTCCTGCattccccacagcccccacccTGCAATAAGCACAGTGCAGCTGGGGCAGGCGGGatgctttattttgttgctcACACTATGTCCAAGCCCGAGGCACAGTGGTAAGGGCAGGAAAGAAGCAAGCTCCCATCTGCAGGGTGCCCGCAGCAGTGCTGTGCGCCAGGAGGAGGGGGCAAACATCCTCATTTGCAGCGCCATCCCTggcccccagcacccccaggcCACTCACCTG of the Lagopus muta isolate bLagMut1 chromosome 17, bLagMut1 primary, whole genome shotgun sequence genome contains:
- the P2RX2 gene encoding P2X purinoceptor 2 isoform X1, which codes for MGCPGRGGGTVLGAVWGQRSGRVPRWRMGCGWQFPSLSASPVKPRCSREVLVYCTSVNSFGFWETQHGCPEHIPSSCWERSNAALCPHRSGRYVFIVQKGYQERETGPESSVITKVKGVTQSPSKVWDVGEYVAPPEGGSSFSILTRVEVSAAQAMGMCHEGPSAACHSEQDCVSGATDASHHGVRTGRCMSGGSGRSCEVLAWCPLHGGSSSESLVEMAAQFTILIKNHIRFPRFGFSKANIQAAESHYLKSCTFNATSALYCPIFRLGFLAEQAGEDFAVLAEKGGVIGVIISWDCNLDLPDTECNPRYSFRRLDPKGTLASPGYNYRFAKYYSWNGTCTRVLTKAYGIRVDVIVQGQAGKFSLIPTVITLATALTSVGLGSFLCDWVLLCCMDKERRYSSRKFEQVLVG
- the P2RX2 gene encoding P2X purinoceptor 2 isoform X2 encodes the protein MGPGCRRAVSSYSSPKVVVVRDGLLGTAYRALQLLVLLYFIGYVFIVQKGYQERETGPESSVITKVKGVTQSPSKVWDVGEYVAPPEGGSSFSILTRVEVSAAQAMGMCHEGPSAACHSEQDCVSGATDASHHGVRTGRCMSGGSGRSCEVLAWCPLHGGSSSESLVEMAAQFTILIKNHIRFPRFGFSKANIQAAESHYLKSCTFNATSALYCPIFRLGFLAEQAGEDFAVLAEKGGVIGVIISWDCNLDLPDTECNPRYSFRRLDPKGTLASPGYNYRFAKYYSWNGTCTRVLTKAYGIRVDVIVQGQAGKFSLIPTVITLATALTSVGLGSFLCDWVLLCCMDKERRYSSRKFEQVLVG
- the PLA2G3 gene encoding group 3 secretory phospholipase A2; this translates as MWARAVLAGAALLAAACARAWPGGAVCARRVAAGGERYAAFLSAGPGPPALVEGAWGGRGKLRGCWARRDPREIRAFLAACARRPSAAPAPALRRDVAALWRRRAACAEPSPHRGNRRRRRGWTVPGTLWCGAGDSAGNSSELGLFRGPDRCCREHDRCGTQIEALQFGFGIRNYRPHTVSHCDCDAAFRRCLRALNDTVSDLIGVTFFDLLEVPCFVLRRAEQCVRWHWWGGCERYAVVPVATMVRQSPYGTAVAAAVGNSACDEQPGAVGEAERCETGAGSAAGRRRGLGRLCRAYRHLDRCEHRIAPRETKYGLRNGGARTLFHCNCTRRMVRSLRRARGPGDAEPPLLAERIAARCFVLEPQAECGAERRSGSCDAAVRAVLVPARHLRTTLRRRGAERREWNEQESGGDALYERCRRVALEQGMGAPQHPAPR